The Euphorbia lathyris chromosome 8, ddEupLath1.1, whole genome shotgun sequence genome has a window encoding:
- the LOC136202786 gene encoding probable glycosyltransferase At5g20260 gives MGQEFRYYCRVETWRLLGVLGMMFVVIITFQHFQLPSGNILSSMSSIHIDQIAENQSLLTNRTLSKSGSSNAIEKDQDVNSDRVAEGNVVLTNSFDIDSHEIESLLQQTVEPPVQSVVHPDHDEIIALVPEGYGQKIPPENINHAWEKTTTSDVNDTDILSEENLGPKNSSGVGNLDNNLAVEEAADRNSTLYVAEISDDIFEQEEREENFLGENSSSSSEIIGVSTAGVASPVLFLPPVDPSPNLTIPRDVESKSSNPVADVGSNASFVDRDVKSILEIHGKSGELQSNNTKFSKDKLSRENVPKVKQRPKMPTSGVISVSEMNNLLRQSWSSPNIMKPQWTSAVDRELLHTKSQVESATALKNDPILHAPLYWNVSMFRRSYELMEDMLKVYIYKEGEKPILHQPVLKGIYASEGWFMKLLEGSKKFVTKNPRKAHLFYLPFSSRNLELQLYVPDSHSHKNLIRYLKNYLDMIVAKYPFWNRTQGADHFLVACHDWAPSETRAIMSNCIRALCNSDVKEDFVFGKDVSLPETNVRTPQNPLRDLGGKPASQRPILAFFAGGMHGYVRPILLKHWGNKDPDMKIYSRMPKKSKGKMNYPQHMKSSKYCICPRGYEVNSPRIVEAIMYDCVPVIISDNYVPPFFEVLNWESFAVFVLEKDIPNLKNILLSIPESRYREMQMRVKKVQHHFLWHARPVKYDLFHMILHSVWYNRVFQMQP, from the exons ATGGGACAAGAATTTCGATATTACTGTCGGGTGGAAACCTGGAGATTGTTAGGGGTTTTGGGAATGATGTTTGTTGTGATAATAacattccagcattttcaactTCCATCTGGCAACATTTTGTCGTCGATGTCTTCTATTCATATAGATCAAATAGCAGAAAACCAAAGCTTGTTAACCAATAGAACATTATCAAAATCTGGCTCTAGCAATGCTATTGAAAAGGATCAAGATGTAAATAGTGATCGTGTGGCAGAAGGGAATGTAGTATTAACCAATTCTTTTGATATAGACAGCCATGAGATAGAGTCTTTATTACAACAAACAGTAGAGCCACCTGTGCAATCTGTTGTACATCCTGATCATGATGAAATTATCGCACTTGTACCAGAAGGATATGGACAGAAGATCCCTCCAGAAAATATCAATCACGCATGGGAAAAAACCACCACCTCTGATGTAAATGATACTGATATTTTATCTGAAGAAAATTTAGGCCCGAAGAACTCTTCTGGAGTAGGCAACTTAGATAATAACTTAGCGGTTGAAGAGGCAGCTGACAGAAATTCTACATTGTATGTGGCTGAAATTTCAGATGATATCTTCgaacaagaagaaagggaagaGAATTTCCTTGGAGAAAATTCTAGTTCCTCATCTGAAATTATTGGAGTCTCCACTGCTGGAGTTGCATCCCCTGTTCTATTCCTACCACCAGTTGACCCTTCACCTAACCTAACAATTCCGAGGGATGTGGAATCTAAATCTTCAAATCCTGTTGCAGATGTTGGTTCTAATGCATCTTTTGTGGATAGAGATGTAAAATCCATTTTGGAAATTCATGGAAAATCAGGTGAACTCCAAAGTAACAAtaccaaattttccaaagataAATTGTCCCGTGAAAATGTTCCCAAGGTGAAGCAAAGGCCCAAAATGCCTACTTCAGGGGTGATTTCAGTTTCTGAGATGAACAACTTACTACGTCAGAGCTGGTCTTCTCCTAATATCATG AAACCACAATGGACTTCTGCAGTTGACCGAGAACTACTGCATACCAAATCGCAGGTCGAGAGTGCTACGGCTTTAAAAAATGATCCAATTCTTCATGCTCCTCTTTATTGGAATGTCTCCATGTTCAGAAG gAGTTACGAATTAATGGAAGATATGCTGaaagtatatatatacaaggaGGGTGAAAAGCCCATACTTCATCAGCCAGTACTCAAGGGAATATATGCCTCTGAGGGATGGTTCATGAAACTGCTGGAAGGTAGTAAAAAGTTTGTTACAAAAAATCCAAGGAAAGCTCACCTTTTTTACTTGCCTTTTAGTTCTCGAAACTTGGAGTTACAGTTATATGTTCCTGATTCACATAGTCATAAGAACCTCATAAGATATTTGAAGAATTACTTGGACATGATTGTGGCAAAATATCCTTTCTGGAACAGAACCCAAGGAGCGGATCATTTTCTTGTTGCCTGTCATGACTGG GCACCATCGGAAACAAGAGCAATTATGTCGAATTGCATAAGAGCCCTCTGTAATTCGGATGTTAAAGAAGATTTTGTTTTTGGCAAAGACGTATCACTTCCAGAGACGAATGTGCGAACGCCTCAGAATCCACTTAGAGATCTTGGCGGCAAGCCTGCTTCACAGAGGCCGATTCTGGCATTCTTTGCAGGTGGCATGCATGGTTATGTGCGGCCAATTCTGTTGAAGCATTGGGGAAATAAAGACCCTGACATGAAAATATATAGCCGGATGCCTAAAAAGAGCAAAGGCAAAATGAACTACCCTCAACACATGAAGAGCAGCAAGTACTGTATATGTCCAAGAGGTTATGAAGTCAATAGTCCACGAATTGTGGAGGCCATAATGTACGACTGTGTTCCGGTAATTATATCTGACAATTATGTGCCTCCgttttttgaagttttgaacTGGGAATCTTTTGCTGTTTTCGTGTTGGAGAAAGATATTCCAAATTTGAAGAACATACTTCTTTCGATCCCAGAAAGTAGGTACCGGGAGATGCAGATGAGGGTGAAAAAGGTGCAACATCATTTTCTTTGGCATGCTAGGCCTGTAAAGTATGACCTGTTTCACATGATACTTCATTCAGTTTGGTACAATAGAGTTTTTCAAATGCAGCCCTGA